The Amycolatopsis mongoliensis genome includes a window with the following:
- a CDS encoding helix-turn-helix domain-containing protein: MSVTWAVRQPHPVVRPLVTRYVGYAQDEVTLPVHRGLPSRHVTLVISLAGPVRMAGHSLQGLVGGLHTRAVLIRQDRSQEGLQLELDPLGVRTLFGVTAAELSGEVCDLAEFGLGSLPDRLRELPTWGERFALLDDVLAARAVDPVAPPPELGEAWRRMRGADGRVRVTDLADEVGWSRRHLGERFRAVLGLAPKQAARVLRFERAGRLLRQGRSDLAGLAVECGYYDQAHLSNEWRALAGCTPGTWIAEELPFLQDEGVAAGKTRGHDS, translated from the coding sequence GTGAGCGTGACCTGGGCCGTCCGGCAGCCGCACCCGGTGGTGCGGCCGCTGGTCACGCGCTATGTCGGGTACGCGCAGGACGAGGTGACGCTGCCCGTGCACCGAGGTCTGCCGTCCCGGCATGTGACGCTGGTCATCAGCCTGGCGGGGCCGGTCCGGATGGCCGGGCACAGCCTGCAGGGGCTCGTCGGCGGGCTGCACACGCGCGCGGTGCTGATCCGGCAGGATCGCAGCCAGGAAGGGCTGCAGCTGGAGCTCGACCCGCTGGGCGTGCGGACGTTGTTCGGGGTCACGGCGGCGGAGCTGAGCGGCGAGGTGTGCGACCTGGCCGAGTTCGGCCTGGGCTCGCTGCCGGACCGGCTGCGGGAGCTGCCGACCTGGGGCGAGCGGTTCGCCCTGCTCGACGACGTGCTGGCGGCGCGGGCGGTCGATCCGGTGGCGCCGCCGCCCGAGCTGGGGGAGGCCTGGCGCCGGATGCGGGGCGCGGACGGCCGGGTGCGCGTCACGGACCTGGCGGACGAGGTCGGCTGGAGCCGCCGTCACCTGGGTGAGCGGTTCCGGGCGGTGCTGGGCCTGGCGCCCAAGCAGGCGGCGCGGGTACTGCGGTTCGAGCGGGCCGGGCGGTTGTTGCGGCAGGGGCGCTCGGACCTGGCCGGGCTGGCCGTCGAGTGCGGCTACTACGACCAGGCGCACCTGAGCAACGAGTGGCGGGCGCTGGCCGGGTGCACGCCGGGGACGTGGATCGCCGAGGAGCTCCCGTTCCTCCAAGACGAGGGAGTGGCGGCGGGCAAGACTCGCGGGCATGACTCCTGA
- the ispG gene encoding flavodoxin-dependent (E)-4-hydroxy-3-methylbut-2-enyl-diphosphate synthase — MTVALGMPALPPPVLSERRKTRQLQVGPVGVGSDHPISVQSMTTTLTSDVNATLQQIAELTAAGCDIVRVACPSADDAEALPAIAKKSQIPVIADIHFQPKYVFAAIEAGCAAVRVNPGNIRKFDDQVKEIAQAAKDHGTPIRIGVNAGSLDKRLLEKYGKATPEALAESALWEASLFAEHDFHDIKISVKHNDPVVMVRAYEILAEQCDYPLHLGVTEAGPAFQGTIKSAVAFGALLRQGIGDTIRVSLSAPPVEEVKVGIQILQSLNLKQRKLEIVSCPSCGRAQVDVYTLAEQVTAGLEGMEIPLRVAVMGCVVNGPGEAREADLGVASGNGKGQIFVKGEVIKTVPEHAIVETLIEEAMRIAEEAGESLGEGEPVVTAG; from the coding sequence GTGACCGTCGCACTCGGTATGCCTGCCCTGCCCCCGCCCGTCCTGTCCGAGCGCCGCAAGACCCGCCAGCTCCAGGTGGGCCCGGTCGGTGTCGGCAGCGACCACCCGATCTCCGTCCAGTCGATGACGACGACGCTCACCTCCGACGTCAACGCGACCCTGCAGCAGATCGCCGAGCTGACCGCCGCGGGCTGCGACATCGTCCGCGTCGCGTGCCCGTCGGCCGACGACGCCGAGGCGCTGCCCGCCATCGCGAAGAAGTCGCAGATCCCGGTGATCGCCGACATCCACTTCCAGCCGAAGTACGTCTTCGCCGCGATCGAGGCCGGTTGCGCCGCGGTGCGCGTGAACCCGGGCAACATCCGGAAGTTCGACGACCAGGTCAAGGAGATCGCGCAGGCCGCGAAGGACCACGGCACGCCGATCCGGATCGGCGTCAACGCGGGCTCGCTGGACAAGCGCCTGCTCGAGAAGTACGGCAAGGCGACGCCGGAGGCGCTCGCCGAGTCGGCCCTGTGGGAGGCGTCGCTGTTCGCCGAGCACGACTTCCACGACATCAAGATCTCGGTCAAGCACAACGACCCGGTGGTCATGGTGCGCGCCTACGAGATCCTCGCCGAGCAGTGCGACTACCCGCTGCACCTCGGCGTCACCGAGGCGGGCCCGGCGTTCCAGGGCACGATCAAGTCGGCCGTCGCGTTCGGCGCGCTGCTGCGCCAGGGCATCGGCGACACGATCCGCGTGTCGCTCTCCGCGCCGCCGGTCGAAGAGGTCAAGGTCGGCATCCAGATCCTGCAGTCGCTGAACCTGAAGCAGCGCAAGCTGGAGATCGTGTCGTGCCCGTCGTGCGGGCGCGCGCAGGTGGACGTCTACACGCTCGCCGAGCAGGTCACCGCCGGGCTCGAGGGCATGGAGATCCCGCTGCGCGTCGCGGTCATGGGCTGCGTCGTCAACGGCCCGGGCGAGGCCCGCGAAGCCGACCTCGGCGTCGCTTCGGGCAACGGCAAGGGCCAGATCTTCGTGAAGGGCGAGGTCATCAAGACCGTGCCCGAGCACGCGATCGTCGAGACGCTGATCGAAGAGGCCATGCGCATCGCCGAAGAAGCGGGCGAGTCCCTCGGCGAGGGCGAGCCGGTCGTCACCGCCGGCTGA
- a CDS encoding M50 family metallopeptidase yields the protein MSYIIGVVLFALGICVSVALHEAGHMVTAKAFGMKVRRYFVGFGPTVFSWRRGETEYGLKWIPLGGFCDIAGMTALDEVTPDEAPRAMWRFKTWKRTVVMSAGSITHFILGFVVLYLMAVTMGLPNLAGPTTTEPVLASTSCARSATTKEQAQDPTCPPGAARPAQAAGLRAGDKIVAIGGKPIATWDEMLATVQATSGPTEFDVQRGDQRLSLVVDVPKVQRWSSSGVKEVGMIGASPQLPAATTQYGPVAAVGATFSFTGTMFSETAQRLVEFPERIPAVVTAIFGGERDPNTPVSVVGASRIGGEAVERGIWVLFFFLLASLNFFIGVFNLLPLLPLDGGHIAVVWYERVRDWIRARRGKVAGGPVDYTRLSGITMVLVLIGGAVTLLTVTADIVNPIRLQ from the coding sequence GTGTCCTACATCATCGGTGTGGTGCTCTTCGCGCTGGGGATCTGTGTCTCCGTCGCACTGCACGAGGCCGGCCACATGGTCACCGCGAAGGCCTTCGGCATGAAGGTCCGCCGGTACTTCGTGGGCTTCGGGCCCACGGTGTTCTCCTGGCGTCGCGGGGAGACCGAATACGGCCTGAAGTGGATCCCGCTCGGCGGCTTCTGCGACATCGCCGGCATGACAGCGCTCGACGAGGTGACGCCGGACGAGGCTCCCCGCGCGATGTGGCGGTTCAAGACCTGGAAGCGCACGGTCGTCATGTCCGCCGGGTCGATCACGCACTTCATCCTCGGCTTCGTCGTGCTCTACCTGATGGCCGTGACGATGGGGCTGCCGAACCTGGCCGGCCCCACCACGACCGAGCCGGTGCTGGCTTCGACCTCCTGCGCCCGCTCGGCCACGACGAAGGAGCAGGCCCAGGACCCCACCTGCCCGCCGGGCGCCGCGCGTCCCGCGCAGGCCGCCGGGCTGCGGGCCGGTGACAAGATCGTCGCGATCGGCGGCAAGCCGATCGCGACCTGGGACGAGATGCTCGCCACCGTGCAGGCCACCAGCGGCCCGACGGAGTTCGACGTCCAGCGCGGCGACCAGCGCCTGTCGCTCGTCGTCGACGTGCCGAAGGTGCAGCGCTGGAGCAGCTCGGGCGTCAAGGAGGTCGGCATGATCGGCGCCTCGCCGCAGCTGCCGGCCGCCACCACGCAGTACGGCCCGGTCGCCGCGGTCGGCGCCACGTTCAGCTTCACCGGCACGATGTTCTCCGAGACGGCCCAGCGGCTCGTCGAGTTCCCGGAGCGCATCCCCGCCGTCGTCACCGCGATCTTCGGCGGCGAGCGCGACCCGAACACCCCGGTCAGCGTCGTCGGCGCGAGCCGGATCGGCGGCGAGGCCGTCGAGCGGGGCATCTGGGTGCTGTTCTTCTTCCTGCTGGCCAGCCTGAACTTCTTCATCGGCGTGTTCAACCTGCTGCCGCTGCTGCCGCTCGACGGCGGGCACATCGCGGTGGTCTGGTACGAGCGCGTCCGCGACTGGATCCGCGCCCGGCGGGGCAAGGTGGCCGGCGGGCCCGTCGACTACACGAGGCTGTCCGGGATCACGATGGTGCTGGTGCTCATCGGTGGCGCGGTGACCCTGCTCACGGTCACGGCGGACATCGTCAACCCGATTCGTCTGCAGTAG
- a CDS encoding DUF2631 domain-containing protein, giving the protein MAGKAVEKRPEVDPRDEPSAAWGWHGSFPKATRIAGWVSAIILLVMIKGNHENNTENVWLVGLSLFLILLLVLDIRKQRTAWRK; this is encoded by the coding sequence GTGGCAGGCAAGGCGGTCGAGAAGCGGCCCGAGGTCGACCCCCGCGACGAGCCGTCCGCGGCCTGGGGCTGGCACGGTTCGTTCCCGAAGGCCACCCGCATCGCCGGCTGGGTCAGCGCGATCATCCTGCTCGTGATGATCAAGGGCAACCACGAGAACAACACCGAGAACGTGTGGCTCGTCGGCCTCTCGCTGTTCCTGATCCTGCTGCTGGTGCTCGACATCCGTAAGCAGCGCACGGCCTGGCGCAAGTAG
- a CDS encoding VOC family protein — MTPEPNVWPALRYDDAPAAVRFLVDVLGFTETLVVPEGDLIAHAELRWPEGGAVMLGSVRPPDGVHDAVKPGTGAVYVVSDHVDEIHAKAKAAGAEITAELTDTDYGSHTFSLRDPEGNAWTFGTYRGAP, encoded by the coding sequence ATGACTCCTGAACCGAACGTCTGGCCCGCCCTGCGTTACGACGACGCCCCGGCGGCGGTCCGTTTCCTCGTCGACGTCCTGGGCTTCACCGAGACGCTGGTGGTGCCCGAAGGCGACCTGATCGCGCACGCCGAGCTGCGCTGGCCCGAAGGCGGCGCGGTGATGCTGGGCAGCGTCCGCCCGCCGGACGGTGTCCACGACGCCGTGAAACCCGGCACCGGCGCGGTGTACGTGGTTTCGGACCACGTCGACGAGATCCACGCGAAGGCGAAGGCCGCGGGCGCGGAGATCACCGCGGAGCTGACCGACACGGACTACGGCTCGCACACGTTCAGCCTGCGCGACCCGGAGGGCAACGCCTGGACGTTCGGCACCTACCGCGGCGCGCCCTGA
- the dxr gene encoding 1-deoxy-D-xylulose-5-phosphate reductoisomerase, producing MTTSRSVLVLGSTGSIGVQALDVAARNPHLFRVAGIAAGGADPAALAAQALAHGVEAVAVTKATAAEDVQLALYAEAQKRGYSQGEFKLPRLFAGSDAVTELIDAVPVDTVLNALPGSRGLEPTLRALATGATLALANKESLIAGGPLVLAAAKPGQLVPVDSEHSAIAQALRAGRQDEVARLVLTASGGPFRGRKRAELADVTVEQAMAHPTWSMGPLITINSATLVNKGLELIEAALLFGIEPDRIDVTVHPQSIVHSMVTFTDGSTIAQASPPDMRLPIALALHWPDRVPDAAPACTWDKAATWTFEPLDDEAFPAVELARHCGTAGGCLPAVYNAANEELVAAFLAQNTGFTSIVDTVSEVVGAADEWRREPRDVDDVLAAERWARARAGSIIEGK from the coding sequence ATGACTACCTCGCGAAGCGTTCTCGTGCTCGGCTCCACCGGGTCCATCGGCGTGCAGGCCCTGGACGTCGCGGCCCGCAACCCGCACCTCTTCCGGGTGGCCGGCATCGCGGCGGGTGGCGCCGATCCGGCCGCGCTCGCCGCGCAGGCGCTCGCCCACGGCGTCGAGGCCGTCGCCGTGACCAAGGCCACCGCCGCCGAAGACGTGCAGCTCGCGCTGTACGCCGAAGCGCAGAAGCGCGGCTATTCGCAGGGCGAGTTCAAGCTCCCGCGGCTCTTCGCGGGCTCCGACGCGGTCACCGAGCTGATCGACGCCGTGCCCGTCGACACCGTCCTCAACGCGCTGCCCGGCTCCCGCGGCCTCGAGCCGACGCTGCGGGCGCTCGCCACCGGCGCCACCCTCGCGCTGGCCAACAAGGAGTCGCTCATCGCCGGCGGGCCGCTGGTGCTCGCCGCGGCCAAGCCCGGGCAGCTCGTGCCGGTCGACTCCGAGCACTCCGCCATCGCGCAGGCCCTGCGCGCCGGCCGCCAGGACGAAGTCGCCCGGCTCGTGCTCACCGCCTCCGGCGGCCCGTTCCGCGGCCGCAAGCGGGCCGAGCTGGCCGACGTCACCGTCGAGCAGGCGATGGCGCACCCGACCTGGTCGATGGGCCCGCTGATCACCATCAACTCCGCCACCCTGGTCAACAAGGGCCTGGAGCTGATCGAGGCGGCGCTGCTGTTCGGCATCGAGCCCGACCGGATCGACGTCACCGTGCACCCGCAGTCGATCGTGCACTCGATGGTGACCTTCACCGACGGCTCGACGATCGCCCAGGCCAGCCCGCCCGACATGCGGCTGCCGATCGCGCTCGCCCTGCACTGGCCCGACCGGGTGCCCGACGCCGCCCCCGCGTGCACCTGGGACAAGGCCGCGACCTGGACTTTCGAGCCGCTGGACGACGAGGCCTTCCCGGCCGTCGAGCTGGCCCGGCACTGCGGCACCGCGGGCGGCTGCCTGCCCGCGGTGTACAACGCCGCGAACGAGGAGCTCGTCGCGGCGTTCCTGGCGCAGAACACCGGCTTCACGTCGATAGTGGACACTGTTTCCGAGGTGGTGGGAGCCGCCGACGAGTGGCGTCGCGAACCGCGCGACGTCGACGACGTTCTCGCCGCCGAGCGCTGGGCTCGCGCGCGGGCCGGTTCGATCATCGAGGGGAAGTAG
- a CDS encoding DUF4177 domain-containing protein, whose translation MQRYTYKVVEVREKLVGGKMSGGKLEKLLNDHAADGWQLKAITSAEVKGRVGPGGVDGLLVTFEKPVG comes from the coding sequence ATGCAGCGGTATACGTACAAGGTCGTAGAGGTCCGGGAGAAGCTCGTCGGGGGCAAGATGTCCGGCGGGAAGCTCGAGAAGCTGCTCAACGACCACGCCGCCGACGGCTGGCAGCTGAAGGCGATCACTTCGGCGGAGGTGAAGGGCCGTGTCGGGCCCGGCGGCGTGGACGGGTTGCTGGTCACCTTCGAGAAGCCGGTCGGCTGA